The Candidatus Hydrogenedentota bacterium genome includes a region encoding these proteins:
- a CDS encoding nicotinamide-nucleotide amidohydrolase family protein produces the protein MSLEQQVASWFLESNVTLATAESCTGGLIAHRLTNVSGASGFYAGGVVAYSNKVKETLLGVPPAVLEDHGAVSPETARAMAEGVRQLMGTDYGLAVTGIAGPNGGSAEKPVGLVYIAVARAGGDTQAWSRQFSGVRTAIKAQTAETALEMLLELFV, from the coding sequence ATGAGTCTGGAACAGCAGGTGGCCTCATGGTTTCTGGAGTCCAATGTGACCCTCGCCACTGCGGAGTCCTGCACGGGCGGACTGATAGCCCACCGCCTCACCAATGTGTCGGGCGCGTCGGGGTTTTACGCGGGCGGCGTGGTGGCCTACAGCAACAAGGTGAAGGAGACCCTGCTGGGGGTTCCCCCGGCGGTGTTGGAGGACCACGGCGCGGTCAGCCCGGAAACGGCGCGGGCGATGGCGGAGGGGGTGCGCCAACTGATGGGGACGGACTACGGCCTGGCCGTGACAGGGATCGCGGGCCCCAACGGGGGCAGCGCGGAGAAACCCGTGGGGCTGGTCTACATTGCCGTGGCCCGGGCCGGGGGGGACACGCAGGCCTGGAGCAGGCAGTTTTCCGGGGTTCGCACGGCCATCAAGGCGCAGACCGCGGAGACCGCCCTTGAGATGCTGCTGGAGCTGTTTGTCTGA
- a CDS encoding exodeoxyribonuclease VII large subunit, with protein sequence MPPQSDKALTVTELTRRVKSLLERELGTVWVSGEISNWRPAASGHAYFTLKDDACQIDAVMWRGSLSRLRFDPENGLEVLACGQITVYERQGRYQIVVSDMLPRGVGALQQKFERLKAKLQAEGLFDPALKKPLPLLPRRIGVVTSPTGAAIRDILNVIGRRFAGAHLLLYPARVQGDGAAAEIAAGIRALDEYGVDVMIVGRGGGSLEDLWPFNEEIVVRAVHAAETPVISAVGHEIDFTLCDFAADLRAPTPSAAAELVVQERRKLADRVAELRMRAQRAMHRKADAARQRLDAAARHYLLQRPEALLRQPRQDCDETRRRLETALKTRLERDRARLDKAGRALALLSPAQRLGRLRDRLLTLENRLHRRGKSLPEACRARLSVAAARLDAMSPLAILGRGYALAWKLPENTLVRNAASLKKGDRLSLRFGGGAAGAVVDSIHTNDGFPNNSNGTRPGGAGMGE encoded by the coding sequence ATGCCGCCCCAATCCGACAAAGCCCTGACCGTCACTGAACTGACCCGCCGGGTGAAGAGCCTCCTCGAGCGGGAACTCGGCACGGTGTGGGTCTCCGGGGAAATCTCCAACTGGCGGCCAGCCGCCTCCGGCCACGCCTATTTCACACTGAAGGACGACGCCTGCCAGATTGACGCGGTGATGTGGCGGGGTTCCCTGTCGCGCCTGCGTTTTGACCCGGAAAACGGCCTGGAGGTGCTGGCCTGCGGGCAAATCACGGTCTATGAGCGGCAGGGGCGCTACCAAATCGTGGTTTCGGACATGCTCCCGCGGGGGGTGGGCGCGCTCCAGCAGAAATTCGAGCGCCTGAAGGCGAAACTCCAGGCCGAGGGTCTCTTCGACCCGGCCCTCAAAAAGCCCCTGCCCCTGCTCCCCCGCCGCATCGGTGTGGTCACCTCGCCCACGGGCGCGGCCATCCGCGACATTCTCAACGTCATCGGGCGACGCTTTGCGGGCGCGCATCTCCTCCTGTATCCCGCACGGGTCCAAGGGGACGGGGCCGCCGCCGAGATCGCGGCGGGCATCCGCGCCCTGGACGAGTACGGCGTGGATGTCATGATCGTGGGGCGGGGCGGCGGTTCCCTCGAAGACCTCTGGCCCTTTAACGAGGAAATCGTGGTCCGGGCCGTCCATGCGGCGGAAACCCCCGTCATCTCCGCCGTGGGCCATGAGATAGATTTCACGCTGTGCGACTTCGCCGCGGACCTGCGCGCGCCCACGCCCTCGGCGGCGGCGGAACTGGTGGTGCAGGAGCGGCGGAAACTGGCGGACCGGGTGGCCGAACTGCGCATGCGCGCGCAGCGCGCCATGCACCGCAAGGCGGACGCCGCCCGCCAGCGTCTGGACGCGGCGGCCCGGCATTATCTGCTGCAGCGGCCTGAGGCACTGCTCCGCCAGCCCCGGCAGGACTGCGACGAGACCCGCAGGCGCCTGGAAACCGCGCTCAAAACACGCCTCGAACGGGACCGCGCGCGGCTGGACAAGGCGGGGCGCGCGCTGGCACTGCTGTCGCCCGCGCAAAGGCTCGGAAGACTGCGCGACCGCCTTCTGACTCTGGAAAACCGGCTCCACCGTCGGGGCAAATCCCTGCCGGAGGCATGCCGCGCGCGGCTGTCCGTGGCGGCGGCGCGGCTGGACGCGATGAGCCCCCTGGCCATCCTGGGCAGGGGCTACGCCCTGGCGTGGAAACTGCCTGAAAACACCCTCGTCCGGAATGCCGCCTCCCTGAAAAAAGGCGACCGCCTCTCGCTGCGCTTCGGCGGCGGCGCGGCGGGCGCGGTCGTGGACAGCATCCATACCAACGACGGGTTTCCCAACAACAGCAACGGCACCCGCCCCGGCGGGGCAGGCATGGGAGAATAA
- a CDS encoding RNA-binding protein, translated as MNIFVGNLSYSTREEDLRAAFEEFGQVDSARVIMDRETGRSRGFGFVEMPVASEGQAAIKALDGKNVDGRNIKANEARPKADNDRGDRGGRGGGGGYGRSRY; from the coding sequence ATGAACATTTTTGTCGGCAACCTTTCGTATTCCACCCGCGAGGAAGACCTGCGCGCCGCGTTCGAGGAATTCGGCCAGGTTGACTCCGCCCGTGTGATCATGGACCGTGAGACGGGCCGGTCGCGCGGATTCGGCTTTGTCGAGATGCCGGTTGCCTCCGAGGGCCAGGCGGCAATCAAGGCACTTGACGGCAAAAACGTTGACGGCCGCAACATTAAGGCGAACGAGGCCCGCCCGAAGGCGGACAATGATCGCGGTGATCGCGGCGGGCGTGGCGGCGGCGGCGGATACGGGCGCAGCCGTTACTAA
- the dnaE gene encoding DNA polymerase III subunit alpha codes for MPAGYVPLHVHTHYSKLDGLSKPKDLIRRCVDYDIGACAITDHGNLFGALEFYNEAKEAGIKPIIGCEIYVSPTTHRDKSMHSSRDAAEHLVLLCATEEGYHNLCRLSSIAHMDGWHYKPRVDDELLDRYRDGLIASSACLGGRIPRLLRAGDAGGAERAAARYAEIFGRENFLVEIMNHGLPEQEQVNPPLVDLARRLGLTLVATNDSHYTDREDYEAHDVLLCIETKKTLDDADRMRYPNDEFYFRSPEEMRSRFARWPEALENTVAVGERCGFAMPLGAKLIPDYTVPEGETKAGYLEKLVREGLVRRYGDPPPATHLERAVFELEVIGRMDFVDYFLVVWDLIRHAREADIPVGPGRGSGAGSIVAYALRITNLDPMRYNLLFERFLNPDRVSMPDFDIDFCFNKRPMMIEYAREKYGADNVAQIATFGRMLMKNVVRNVGRVLGMPLRDVDRLAKMLPPDPKKKLKDAYAADPEIRRVVGEDAQVARLWKLAERLEGTINNIGTHAAGVVICDHALTDHVALYRDSGGETVSTQMDMNCVEKVGLLKMDFLGLRTLTVVHDAVRLVERTRGVRIAIDDLEPDDPKTYELLRSGQTTGIFQLESSGMRGLAKRIGLESLEEMSALLALYRPGPMQFIDTFIANKFNPGGIRYEHPCLEPILRETYGIPVYQEQVMEMTRACAGFSLGGADVMRRAISKKKKEALEEQGAKFVEGCVARGFSRDLANVLWAKIETFSGYGFNKSHSAAYAFVAYQTAYLKANYPVEFMCALLTSEVGNLEKAAFYIEECRRMDIAVLPPDVNHSNEDFTVDGQSIRFGLGAIRNLGGAPCRAIVEERATGPYKDVYDFCKRLGAQAVNARVLESLNKAGAFASTGWNRREVASVMDKAVTEGQVVQRDRAAGQISMFDLDGDFSVIYEKPNLPEWPDHIVWESEKEMLGLYISSHPLRNYRDLIARYATLKLSEAMEMREGDEVSAAGIITNVRTLLTKKGDRMAFVSLETLQGPCELTVFSEVFQRNGALLANDMIVMVRARVNFRDDKLSFLVNEIMPIDDAERAMTKALHVRLDLAAQQPETLEKLAKLLGGARGACDVYLHCATGAEGEAVVHAPESCRVAFSRGLKSTLEALLGDDAAYFSGGMGLPTHQPPRAAPETPRWKQRQEAAHN; via the coding sequence ATGCCGGCCGGGTATGTTCCGCTGCATGTGCACACCCACTACAGCAAGCTGGACGGGCTGAGCAAGCCCAAGGACCTCATCCGGCGGTGCGTGGACTATGACATCGGCGCCTGCGCCATCACGGACCACGGCAACCTGTTCGGCGCCCTTGAGTTTTACAATGAGGCGAAAGAGGCCGGGATCAAGCCCATCATCGGCTGCGAGATATATGTCTCCCCGACGACGCACCGCGACAAGAGCATGCACTCGTCCCGCGACGCAGCCGAGCATCTGGTGCTTCTCTGCGCCACGGAGGAGGGCTACCACAACCTCTGCCGGCTGAGCAGCATCGCCCATATGGACGGGTGGCACTACAAGCCGCGCGTGGACGACGAGCTGCTGGACCGGTACCGGGACGGGCTGATCGCGTCGAGCGCCTGCCTCGGCGGGCGCATACCCCGGCTGCTCCGTGCGGGGGACGCGGGGGGCGCGGAGCGGGCCGCGGCCCGCTATGCGGAGATATTCGGGCGGGAAAACTTCCTTGTGGAGATCATGAACCACGGCCTGCCGGAGCAGGAGCAGGTGAACCCGCCGCTGGTTGATCTGGCACGGCGGCTCGGCCTGACGCTGGTGGCGACCAATGACAGCCACTACACGGACCGGGAAGACTATGAGGCGCACGACGTGCTCCTCTGCATTGAGACGAAAAAGACCCTGGACGACGCGGACCGGATGCGCTATCCCAACGACGAGTTTTATTTCCGGTCCCCGGAGGAGATGCGGAGCCGCTTTGCGCGGTGGCCCGAGGCGCTGGAGAACACGGTGGCCGTGGGGGAGCGGTGCGGCTTCGCGATGCCCCTGGGGGCGAAGCTGATTCCGGACTACACCGTGCCGGAGGGGGAGACCAAGGCGGGGTATCTGGAGAAACTGGTGCGTGAGGGCCTGGTGCGGCGCTACGGCGATCCGCCCCCCGCCACGCATCTGGAGCGCGCGGTCTTCGAGCTGGAAGTGATCGGGCGGATGGATTTCGTGGATTACTTCCTGGTGGTCTGGGACCTCATCCGGCACGCGCGCGAGGCGGACATCCCGGTGGGTCCGGGCCGCGGGTCGGGGGCGGGCAGCATAGTGGCCTACGCCCTGCGGATCACCAACCTGGACCCCATGCGGTACAACCTCCTTTTCGAGCGCTTCCTGAACCCCGACCGGGTGAGCATGCCGGACTTCGACATAGACTTCTGCTTCAACAAGCGCCCGATGATGATCGAGTACGCCCGTGAAAAGTACGGCGCGGACAATGTGGCCCAGATAGCCACCTTCGGCCGGATGCTCATGAAGAACGTGGTGCGCAACGTGGGCCGCGTGCTGGGCATGCCCCTGCGGGATGTGGACCGGCTCGCCAAGATGCTGCCCCCGGACCCGAAGAAGAAACTGAAGGACGCCTACGCCGCGGACCCGGAGATACGCCGTGTGGTGGGCGAGGACGCCCAGGTGGCCCGGCTGTGGAAACTGGCTGAACGCCTCGAGGGGACCATCAACAACATCGGCACCCACGCGGCGGGCGTGGTCATCTGCGACCACGCGCTCACGGACCATGTGGCCCTGTACCGGGACAGCGGGGGCGAGACCGTCTCGACGCAGATGGACATGAACTGCGTGGAAAAGGTCGGCCTGCTGAAAATGGACTTCCTGGGCCTGCGCACCCTGACGGTGGTGCACGACGCGGTGCGGCTGGTGGAGCGGACGCGCGGGGTCAGGATTGCGATAGACGACCTGGAGCCGGACGACCCCAAAACCTACGAACTGCTCCGGTCGGGGCAGACCACGGGTATTTTCCAGTTGGAGAGTTCGGGGATGCGCGGCCTGGCCAAGCGCATCGGCCTGGAGTCCCTCGAGGAGATGAGCGCCCTGCTCGCGCTTTACCGTCCCGGCCCGATGCAGTTCATTGACACGTTCATCGCCAACAAGTTCAACCCCGGCGGCATCCGCTACGAGCATCCCTGCCTGGAGCCGATCCTCCGGGAGACCTACGGGATTCCGGTCTATCAGGAGCAGGTGATGGAGATGACCCGGGCCTGCGCGGGTTTCAGCCTCGGCGGCGCGGACGTGATGCGCCGTGCCATCAGCAAGAAAAAGAAGGAGGCGCTCGAGGAGCAGGGCGCGAAATTTGTCGAGGGCTGCGTGGCCAGGGGGTTTTCCCGCGACCTGGCCAATGTCCTCTGGGCGAAAATCGAGACCTTTTCCGGCTACGGGTTCAACAAGTCCCACAGCGCGGCCTATGCCTTTGTGGCCTACCAGACCGCCTATCTGAAGGCGAATTACCCCGTCGAGTTCATGTGCGCCCTGCTCACCAGCGAGGTGGGCAACCTTGAGAAGGCGGCGTTTTACATCGAGGAATGCCGCCGCATGGACATCGCGGTGCTGCCTCCGGATGTGAACCACAGCAACGAGGACTTCACCGTGGACGGACAGTCCATCCGCTTCGGACTGGGCGCCATCCGGAACCTGGGCGGGGCGCCGTGCCGGGCCATTGTGGAGGAGCGCGCGACCGGGCCGTACAAGGACGTGTACGACTTTTGCAAGCGCCTGGGCGCGCAGGCGGTGAACGCGCGGGTGCTTGAGAGCCTGAACAAGGCGGGCGCCTTCGCCAGCACGGGCTGGAACCGGCGCGAAGTGGCGTCGGTGATGGACAAGGCCGTCACGGAGGGCCAGGTGGTGCAGCGCGACCGGGCCGCCGGGCAGATTTCCATGTTTGACCTGGACGGGGATTTTTCGGTCATCTACGAGAAGCCGAACCTTCCCGAATGGCCCGACCACATCGTGTGGGAGTCGGAAAAGGAGATGCTGGGGCTGTACATCAGCAGCCATCCCCTGCGTAACTACCGCGACCTCATCGCCCGCTACGCCACCCTGAAGCTGTCCGAGGCCATGGAGATGCGCGAGGGCGACGAGGTGTCGGCGGCGGGCATCATCACCAACGTGCGGACACTGCTGACGAAGAAGGGGGACCGCATGGCGTTTGTGTCGCTGGAGACTCTGCAGGGGCCCTGCGAGCTGACGGTGTTTTCCGAGGTGTTCCAGCGGAACGGCGCCCTGCTGGCAAACGACATGATTGTAATGGTGCGCGCGCGGGTCAATTTCAGGGATGACAAACTGTCCTTTCTGGTGAACGAAATCATGCCGATAGACGATGCGGAGCGCGCGATGACCAAGGCCCTGCATGTGCGGCTGGACCTGGCCGCGCAGCAGCCGGAGACCCTGGAGAAACTCGCCAAACTGCTGGGCGGGGCGCGGGGCGCCTGCGACGTGTACCTGCACTGCGCCACAGGGGCGGAGGGCGAGGCGGTGGTGCACGCGCCCGAGTCCTGCCGCGTGGCCTTTTCGCGCGGGTTGAAATCCACCTTGGAGGCGCTGCTGGGCGACGATGCGGCCTATTTCTCGGGGGGCATGGGCCTGCCCACGCACCAGCCGCCGCGCGCCGCGCCCGAGACGCCCCGCTGGAAGCAGCGCCAGGAGGCCGCGCACAATTGA
- a CDS encoding type II toxin-antitoxin system VapC family toxin yields the protein MLFDTDVIIWALRGNRHASDTIYKADNPCVSVVSYMELLMGARDKKDSQTIRAFLASLGFRTLPLTENIGHRAAIYLEEYALMCRIGVQDSLIAATAVENEIPLCSGNAKHFKPINDINLKLFRP from the coding sequence ATACTCTTTGACACGGACGTGATTATTTGGGCATTGCGGGGCAATCGGCACGCATCAGACACTATCTACAAGGCAGACAACCCCTGTGTTTCCGTGGTGAGTTACATGGAACTGCTCATGGGCGCGCGGGACAAAAAGGATTCACAAACGATCCGCGCGTTTCTGGCAAGCCTGGGTTTTCGCACACTTCCCCTCACGGAAAACATCGGACACCGTGCAGCCATCTACCTTGAGGAATACGCATTAATGTGCCGGATCGGGGTGCAAGACTCGCTCATCGCAGCAACGGCGGTTGAAAACGAAATACCCCTTTGTTCCGGCAATGCCAAGCACTTCAAACCCATTAACGACATCAACTTGAAATTGTTTCGTCCGTAG
- the xseB gene encoding exodeoxyribonuclease VII small subunit — MAKPKRAENTFEKDLEQLEGIVAGLEEGGLPLEDSLKQFEEGIRLARQCEATLKAAEQRIETLIRNGAGELKTAPFGEEGDTAEDDTPEGEPVRKDGDDAPWEDAADDDGSLLF; from the coding sequence ATGGCCAAACCTAAACGCGCCGAAAACACCTTTGAAAAGGATTTGGAGCAGCTCGAGGGTATTGTCGCCGGACTGGAGGAGGGGGGGCTCCCCCTCGAAGACTCCCTCAAACAGTTCGAGGAGGGCATCCGGCTGGCAAGGCAATGCGAGGCCACCCTGAAAGCGGCGGAGCAGCGCATCGAAACCCTCATCCGGAACGGGGCGGGTGAATTGAAAACCGCGCCCTTTGGGGAGGAAGGGGACACGGCGGAGGACGACACGCCCGAAGGGGAGCCCGTGCGAAAGGACGGGGACGACGCGCCCTGGGAGGACGCGGCGGACGACGACGGGAGCCTGCTGTTTTGA
- a CDS encoding endonuclease/exonuclease/phosphatase family protein, with amino-acid sequence MRSAIIVSMVPVLSLILGVNAAAEPSGEARLKVLTWNVQLLPEAFDTFSSSLRKMQSARVPWIVEYLNAQDYDVVCLQEVIDPLITEALMEALKPVYPHQVAPQTQTGERLLSSGVLFVSRVPIKLVAFSAYEHSAGIDAITSKGATLVEGEKDGVRFQAGGTHMQAGHQDMKDRQYVEAVEKVLKPHRREGVPQFFMGDFNTDKGTEKYDILLKTLDMRDYPMDDPVPLSVDGENSWNSPNHRGGLIDHIFLWTGGTGSGIVKQWIQRARREHEGRVIDLADHYGVVAEAVISNK; translated from the coding sequence ATGCGTTCAGCCATAATCGTGAGCATGGTCCCAGTGTTGTCGCTCATTTTGGGCGTTAACGCCGCCGCGGAGCCTTCCGGGGAGGCTCGGCTAAAAGTCCTCACATGGAATGTCCAACTGCTTCCGGAGGCGTTCGACACGTTCTCGTCGTCCCTGCGGAAGATGCAGTCGGCGCGGGTGCCTTGGATAGTGGAATACCTGAACGCCCAGGACTACGATGTGGTCTGCCTGCAGGAGGTGATAGACCCGCTGATAACGGAGGCGCTCATGGAGGCGCTCAAGCCGGTGTACCCGCACCAGGTCGCGCCGCAAACCCAGACGGGGGAGCGCCTTCTCAGCAGCGGTGTCCTGTTCGTGAGCCGTGTGCCCATCAAACTGGTTGCCTTCTCCGCCTACGAGCACAGCGCGGGCATAGACGCCATCACCTCGAAGGGGGCCACGCTGGTGGAGGGGGAAAAGGACGGGGTGCGGTTCCAGGCGGGGGGAACCCACATGCAGGCGGGCCATCAGGACATGAAAGACAGGCAGTATGTGGAGGCGGTGGAAAAGGTGCTCAAACCCCACCGACGCGAGGGGGTGCCCCAGTTCTTTATGGGGGATTTCAACACGGACAAAGGCACTGAAAAATACGACATCCTCCTGAAGACACTGGACATGCGCGATTATCCCATGGATGACCCGGTGCCTCTCAGTGTGGACGGGGAGAACAGTTGGAACAGCCCCAATCACCGGGGAGGCCTGATAGACCACATCTTTTTGTGGACCGGCGGCACGGGGAGCGGCATTGTGAAACAGTGGATTCAGCGGGCGCGCCGGGAGCATGAGGGACGGGTAATTGATCTTGCGGACCACTACGGGGTGGTTGCCGAGGCGGTAATTTCCAACAAATGA
- a CDS encoding M48 family metallopeptidase: MRKRVVFVAVFLAVIPVLFSGCETVPLTGREQFLLVRDSEMAALGAQNFQEVKQTEPVSTDPQVNMLVREVGARIARATEQYLVAQGRQPNFQWEFIVIQADDVVNAWCMPGGKVAVYTGILPVTQTADGLAVVVAHEIAHAVARHSAERMSQALLIEMGGAALSAALQSRPERTRDLFLQSAGLATTYGVVLPFSRDMEYEADRIGLNLMAMAGYDPRAAVPFWERMNAQSGGGRVPEFLSTHPAPQNRIAAIQQMMPEAMQYYQRSGAAGAR, translated from the coding sequence ATGCGCAAGCGCGTTGTGTTTGTTGCAGTTTTTTTGGCGGTGATTCCGGTTCTGTTCTCCGGATGCGAGACGGTGCCCCTCACCGGACGCGAGCAGTTTCTGCTGGTCCGCGATTCGGAAATGGCCGCCCTTGGCGCGCAGAACTTCCAGGAGGTGAAGCAGACCGAGCCCGTCTCGACAGACCCGCAGGTGAACATGCTGGTGCGGGAGGTGGGCGCGCGCATTGCCCGCGCCACGGAGCAGTACCTCGTCGCCCAGGGCAGGCAGCCCAATTTTCAATGGGAGTTCATTGTCATTCAGGCGGACGACGTGGTGAACGCATGGTGCATGCCCGGAGGCAAGGTGGCCGTGTACACCGGCATCCTGCCCGTGACACAGACCGCGGACGGGCTGGCGGTGGTGGTGGCCCATGAAATCGCCCACGCCGTGGCCCGTCACAGCGCCGAGCGCATGAGCCAGGCCCTGCTCATCGAGATGGGCGGCGCCGCACTGTCCGCCGCGCTCCAGAGCAGGCCGGAGCGCACGCGCGACCTCTTCCTCCAGTCCGCCGGACTGGCCACCACCTACGGCGTGGTGCTGCCCTTCAGCCGTGACATGGAATACGAGGCGGACCGCATCGGCCTGAACCTCATGGCCATGGCCGGGTACGACCCCCGCGCGGCGGTGCCCTTCTGGGAGCGGATGAACGCCCAGAGCGGCGGGGGCCGGGTGCCCGAGTTCCTGTCAACCCATCCCGCGCCGCAGAACCGCATCGCCGCGATCCAGCAGATGATGCCCGAGGCCATGCAGTATTACCAGCGGAGCGGCGCGGCGGGCGCGCGATGA
- a CDS encoding TIM barrel protein codes for MRLFLAAALLLPAALGVAADTAPFPFFAYCIDTHDSQKRTLPQQAAMMKELGYDGVGHLWLENVPERLKTLDEAGLKLFQISIRATIAPDQPPYDPALKDVLSLLKGRGVQICVMMEGLPPSDTAGDERGVAIIREMGDLAKDSGVEILLYPHANFWLERVEDAVRLAGKAGRPNVGVMFNLCHWLKVDDEANMRPLLEKALPYLRAVSINGSDSAEAIHAGTGNWLQPLDSGAYDALPLLKTLHELGYKGPVGLQCWGIEGDARDHLARSMAAWKKLVGRM; via the coding sequence ATGAGATTGTTCCTTGCGGCGGCGCTTCTTCTGCCCGCGGCCCTGGGCGTGGCGGCGGACACGGCCCCCTTCCCCTTCTTTGCCTACTGCATTGACACGCATGACAGCCAGAAGCGCACGCTGCCCCAGCAGGCCGCGATGATGAAGGAACTGGGATATGACGGGGTGGGGCATCTCTGGCTGGAAAACGTGCCCGAACGCCTGAAAACTTTGGACGAGGCGGGACTGAAACTGTTCCAAATAAGCATCCGGGCGACCATCGCGCCGGACCAGCCCCCCTATGACCCGGCGCTGAAGGACGTGCTGTCCCTGCTCAAGGGGCGCGGCGTCCAGATTTGCGTCATGATGGAGGGGCTGCCCCCCTCCGACACCGCCGGGGACGAAAGGGGTGTCGCAATCATCCGGGAAATGGGGGACTTGGCCAAAGACTCCGGCGTGGAGATTCTCCTCTACCCCCACGCCAACTTCTGGCTCGAACGGGTCGAGGACGCCGTCCGGCTGGCCGGGAAGGCGGGCCGCCCCAACGTCGGCGTCATGTTCAACCTCTGCCACTGGCTCAAGGTGGACGACGAGGCGAACATGCGGCCCCTGCTCGAAAAGGCCCTGCCTTATTTGCGGGCCGTCAGCATCAACGGCTCGGACAGCGCCGAGGCGATTCACGCCGGCACGGGCAACTGGCTCCAGCCCCTCGACAGCGGCGCCTATGACGCGCTCCCCCTGCTCAAGACCCTGCATGAACTGGGCTACAAGGGGCCCGTCGGCCTGCAATGCTGGGGCATCGAAGGCGACGCCCGCGACCACCTCGCGCGGTCCATGGCCGCATGGAAAAAACTCGTGGGGCGGATGTAG
- a CDS encoding polyprenyl synthetase family protein, with amino-acid sequence MTDLDAYLREKSTRTEAALEIIIAGWDTAPARLVEAARYSLFAGGKRLRPALALGACELVLGEDTPALPAACALEMIHTYSLIHDDLPAMDNDDLRRGRPTSHRVFGEAAAILAGDALLTMAFDAAAAAGAEIVREIAQAAGIEGMVGGQLLDMDAEGRPASLEELRRIHACKTGALIRASVRCGALCGGASPAQLAALTLYGEQAGLAFQIADDILDVTGEAEKLGKNTGADAAHTKATYPGLLGLDGARRLASETVGAALEALSGFGAKADPFRALTRFIISRDH; translated from the coding sequence TTGACCGATTTGGACGCATATCTCCGGGAAAAATCCACCCGGACGGAAGCCGCACTGGAAATCATCATCGCCGGATGGGACACCGCCCCGGCCCGGCTGGTGGAGGCCGCCCGCTACAGCCTTTTCGCGGGAGGCAAGCGGCTGCGCCCCGCGCTGGCCCTGGGCGCCTGCGAACTGGTCCTCGGCGAAGACACCCCCGCCCTGCCCGCCGCCTGCGCCCTGGAAATGATTCACACCTACTCGCTCATCCACGACGACTTGCCCGCCATGGACAATGATGACCTGCGCAGGGGGCGCCCCACCTCGCACCGGGTTTTCGGAGAGGCTGCGGCCATCCTGGCGGGGGACGCCCTGCTCACCATGGCCTTTGACGCGGCGGCGGCGGCGGGCGCGGAAATTGTCCGCGAAATCGCCCAGGCCGCCGGAATCGAAGGAATGGTGGGCGGACAACTGCTGGACATGGACGCGGAGGGCCGCCCCGCCTCACTGGAGGAACTGCGTCGCATCCACGCCTGCAAAACCGGGGCGCTCATCCGCGCATCGGTCCGCTGCGGAGCCCTGTGCGGCGGCGCATCCCCGGCGCAACTGGCGGCGCTGACCCTGTACGGGGAACAGGCGGGCCTGGCTTTCCAGATTGCCGACGACATCCTGGATGTCACCGGCGAGGCGGAAAAACTGGGCAAGAACACCGGCGCCGACGCGGCGCACACCAAGGCAACCTATCCGGGACTGCTCGGGCTCGACGGCGCGCGCCGCCTGGCCTCGGAAACGGTGGGCGCCGCGCTGGAGGCGCTTTCCGGGTTTGGCGCCAAGGCGGACCCCTTCCGGGCGCTGACCCGGTTCATCATCAGCCGGGACCACTGA
- a CDS encoding HNH endonuclease codes for MARRINYRKIAFDSYDPLCAHCGFGVPAVLEVAHIDGNRENNAVENLVILCPNCHKMHDIDLISTETIRQMRDRPKTVQWSKRMKDAGKKAALARKRSTAAKKAVATRRANQKKQGMTS; via the coding sequence TTGGCCAGGCGAATCAATTACCGAAAAATCGCCTTCGATTCCTATGATCCCCTTTGCGCCCACTGTGGCTTCGGCGTGCCTGCCGTCCTTGAAGTGGCCCATATTGACGGCAACCGTGAAAACAACGCAGTTGAAAACCTGGTGATCCTCTGCCCCAACTGCCACAAAATGCATGACATAGACCTGATTTCGACCGAAACCATCCGCCAGATGAGAGACCGGCCAAAAACCGTGCAATGGTCGAAGAGAATGAAGGACGCCGGCAAAAAGGCGGCCCTCGCGAGAAAACGCTCCACTGCCGCAAAGAAGGCCGTCGCAACAAGACGGGCAAACCAGAAAAAGCAGGGCATGACATCTTGA